The DNA region ACGAAGGCCTCATCCTCACAATAACCTAGAAATTGGAatgtaaaatcataaattaattagttaaaaaaaagaaagaagtaaaatcTGGAATGGTTGTTGACCTTGACGCCGGAATTGGATGCAGCGGGAACGGAATGGTCGGAATGTTTGCGCTTGAGAGGGTTAGGGTTGGGAGTGGAAGAGGGAGGTTTTGGGGGAAGGAGGGACTTGAAAGGAGGAGGATTGTTCTCTTTGTTCTTGGATTTTTGCTTGCGCGTGGGTCTGGGTTTTTTGAAAGCGTTTGCGGAAGGAGTGTCCCGGCACCGGAAGATTGGATTTTTTGGAAGCATGGTTGCAGTTGCAGAGAACACGACGGAGCACAGAAGAGAACAGAAGAGAAAGTAGGGTTTGGGTTGAGAGGGGGAGGGAGGATGAAGAAAGTAGCCGTTAGGGGAGTTGGGAAATGGAAGGGATTTGAATGTCAGCACGTGTACGGTTCTTGTGTGTACGtgagaaaataaatttactttCTATATTTAACTTGTGATTTTTCTGAGAGAAAATTTTATTAGTCTctgtaaaataaaatgactttACACTATCTAATCACtgttaaatacttttaaaaaaatattctttctaataatttttttagtgtttattcttcttatttctattgatactttaaaaaattattctttctaataaaaaaatttagtgtttattcttcttatttttattggGAGAAAAAGAGAGGTAATGTCTCtctcttcatcttttttttaaaaaaataaaacaaaagtgaGAAAGAGTAAGACCAAAGGATACTAAGAAAGTCATCTAGTTTAATTAACTAACTTattataaaacttttaatatttatatttaattcttacggataaaaagtataaaaaaagatGGTGATTTAAAGATGAGAAAAACAtgatgtaattatttatttttttatattcaaatgtgaaatattatacttattaaaaaatattttaaaaattaaataatatacacataaaatacataatattaaaataatatatgtattataatttgattttattttgttcaatttaaaaaacatacaaATCGGCAGACTGAACTAAATTAATTGATTCAAGAGAAAAATCTTTCAAACAAATGACATAAAAATcagtttggtttaatttttaatttttttgaagtaattttttatttttattattttatatcaatttaaatttaaacaccCTTCACACTACTAACTCACCACTGCTCTCTCACAGTTCCTTTATATTATatgctataataaattttaagttaaattatttatttgatttttatagttttatgatttttatttttttagtatatataatttaaaaatgatttttttaatctctataatttatattttaattttcttttaattttataattttgataatgatCTTTTTAtctacattttaattttctgaaTATTATGTAAGGAGCGAAGTTTAGAAGCTGCTTGGAACGAAGCCACGGCTTCACCACCACAACGGATTCGAATATTCTAGAATCTCCGCCATCGCCGCCCTGCGTGGCCGAAATCTTCATGTAGTACTTGATCTCAGACACCACTTGCGACTGCGCCTCCACCACTTCCTCGAACGTCACTTCCTCCTCTTCCTTCTGCGCCTGCCTCAGCATCCGGTTATGCTCCTCCACCGAGAACCGCCCCAGATCCTGCACCTCCGCCATCGCTCAATTGAGATTGATTTAGAACAATGGAGTTACGTATACGGTGTCGTTTATATAAAGGGGGAAAGGAAGAAGAGGCGTTTGGACATGCATGAAAAACTAAACGAGAGACAGTGGAATTGGATGGTGGGGAATGGAAAACCGCGTGCGTGTGGCGATTGGGATGGAAACGGGATtatgccttttctttttgagattTAGTTTGTTTAATCGGGTTGTGATGGTGATATGATGTAAAGAGGGTAATGCGATGCAACAGTAGGGTAGGAGTGGTGCCACGGCATGCGTAATGGGTAATAGTAGTTGGCTTCGTGTGCTTGCAAGAAACTCACACATGGCTTCGCACTGATCTCAGAATGTTTTAAACCAAGAGGAAGAAAGAACGTAGACGGAGAACCCAAAAGGAATCTTATTGGATGAGACAGGAAATGTGATAGGGGATGAGGCAGCTGATTTTGATCCCATTTAGCTCACAAATCACCTAGAGTTCCAAGTCTTATAGGTTTAATATTAAGAccttgctttttcaattttaataatttataaaataattatatatttaataatatttcaaaaattatttatttatcggTAGACTATGTAATTAGTGATTAGAacgtttttgtttaatattaatatattacttaatataaaatatttttaaaaaatatcatttaatcatTATC from Glycine soja cultivar W05 chromosome 8, ASM419377v2, whole genome shotgun sequence includes:
- the LOC114421950 gene encoding cysteine proteinase inhibitor 4-like, producing the protein MAEVQDLGRFSVEEHNRMLRQAQKEEEEVTFEEVVEAQSQVVSEIKYYMKISATQGGDGGDSRIFESVVVVKPWLRSKQLLNFAPYIIFRKLKCR